The following coding sequences lie in one Alicyclobacillus curvatus genomic window:
- the acs gene encoding acetate--CoA ligase, giving the protein MASEETLKLIAESTKVPPSDSYRLTSYLQSEEAYLAKYRASIEHPESFWREIADELTWQHRETTVLEGSLPDFRFFPGSLINVSENCVDRHAINPTSRNKVALFFEGENGERKSLTYLQLQREVSKFANVLKSFGLQQGDVVSVYMQNLIETYVVLLACLRIGVIYNTVFAGFSAEALRERIVSSNAKAVICANGSYRRGKVLRLKEIVDAALDCENQVANVVVYNRVPALETSMTEGRDHDYDTLMQAASAQCPPEPLDANDPGLLIFTSGTSGKPKGIVHAGGGFLIGTYAYTKYQLDLRPEDVYWNTADIGWLTSHIFVLVGGLALGTTTILYEGAVDYPHQGRLYDVMERYQVNKVFSAPTAYRMMLKYGLDLAQKYDLSNLSLLVSVGEPLNPEAWQWMRKALGRGDVVINNTWGQTETGGTPLASMPGATAMKAGSCGVPFFGHQLDIVDSDGQSVPDGTPGYLVIRNPFPSLARDIFGDHDRYLRSYFTQVPGAYFTGDSAVRDADGQFWVLGRVDDVINVSGHRISTMEMESSLINHRAVVEAAVVAQPDELKGAVPVAFITLEKSFTPSDELAAELKQQIVNDIGSFARPEEVHFVEAMPKTRSGKIIRRMLREIIQNGEVRGDVTGLEDSDILEKLVLDVTGQGNAV; this is encoded by the coding sequence TTGGCAAGCGAGGAGACGCTCAAGCTCATCGCAGAAAGCACGAAGGTACCGCCATCTGATTCCTACCGATTGACATCCTATCTACAGTCAGAAGAAGCCTACCTGGCCAAGTACCGAGCGTCCATCGAACATCCTGAGTCCTTCTGGCGTGAAATTGCCGATGAACTGACCTGGCAGCATCGCGAAACGACCGTTCTCGAAGGATCCCTTCCGGATTTTCGTTTCTTTCCGGGCAGTCTCATCAATGTGTCCGAGAACTGCGTCGATCGCCATGCGATAAACCCAACCTCCCGCAACAAGGTGGCGTTGTTTTTCGAAGGGGAAAACGGTGAGCGTAAGTCCCTCACCTATCTGCAGTTACAACGCGAAGTCTCCAAGTTCGCGAATGTCCTCAAGTCCTTCGGGCTTCAACAGGGCGACGTTGTAAGCGTATACATGCAAAACCTGATTGAGACCTACGTGGTTCTGCTTGCGTGCCTGCGTATCGGCGTCATATATAACACCGTGTTTGCTGGCTTCTCGGCGGAGGCGCTGCGTGAGCGGATCGTCAGCTCGAATGCCAAGGCAGTCATCTGCGCCAACGGCAGCTACCGTAGGGGCAAGGTGCTCAGGCTGAAGGAGATTGTCGACGCTGCGCTCGACTGCGAAAACCAGGTGGCAAACGTTGTCGTCTACAACCGCGTGCCGGCGCTGGAGACGTCAATGACAGAGGGACGAGATCATGATTACGATACCCTCATGCAGGCAGCTTCCGCACAGTGCCCGCCCGAACCGCTCGACGCGAATGACCCTGGCCTCCTCATTTTCACAAGCGGAACCAGCGGCAAGCCAAAGGGGATTGTCCATGCGGGTGGCGGCTTCCTCATTGGCACATACGCGTACACTAAATACCAGCTCGATCTGCGCCCCGAGGATGTCTATTGGAACACGGCCGACATCGGTTGGCTGACGTCGCACATCTTCGTGCTCGTTGGCGGACTTGCTCTAGGGACGACCACCATTCTCTACGAAGGCGCCGTCGACTACCCGCATCAGGGCCGCTTGTACGACGTCATGGAGCGGTACCAGGTAAACAAGGTCTTCTCAGCCCCGACAGCATACCGCATGATGCTCAAATACGGGCTCGATCTCGCTCAAAAATACGATCTCTCCAACCTTTCCCTGCTGGTGTCGGTTGGTGAGCCACTGAACCCGGAGGCCTGGCAGTGGATGCGCAAGGCGCTCGGTCGCGGCGACGTGGTCATCAACAATACGTGGGGGCAGACGGAGACGGGCGGCACCCCGCTGGCGTCGATGCCGGGGGCGACGGCGATGAAAGCGGGATCGTGCGGCGTACCTTTCTTCGGCCACCAACTCGACATCGTAGACAGCGACGGACAGTCCGTGCCGGACGGGACCCCGGGATATCTTGTGATCCGTAACCCGTTTCCGAGCTTGGCGAGGGATATTTTCGGCGATCACGATAGATACCTCCGTTCCTATTTCACCCAGGTGCCTGGGGCGTACTTCACTGGCGACAGTGCCGTTCGCGACGCGGATGGGCAGTTCTGGGTGCTCGGTCGCGTCGACGATGTCATCAACGTGTCAGGGCATCGCATCAGCACGATGGAGATGGAGAGTTCGCTGATTAATCACCGGGCTGTCGTTGAGGCTGCTGTCGTGGCGCAACCGGACGAGCTGAAGGGGGCGGTTCCGGTGGCATTTATTACGCTGGAAAAGAGCTTTACCCCGAGCGATGAGTTGGCTGCAGAACTAAAGCAGCAGATTGTGAATGACATCGGTTCATTTGCACGGCCGGAGGAAGTGCACTTTGTGGAAGCGATGCCAAAGACGAGGTCAGGGAAGATCATCCGGCGGATGCTGCGGGAAATCATTCAGAACGGTGAAGTGCGCGGCGACGTGACCGGGCTTGAGGACAGCGACATTCTCGAGAAGCTGGTGCTCGACGTCACGGGCCAGGGCAACGCGGTGTGA
- the prfB gene encoding peptide chain release factor 2 (programmed frameshift): MAKRLADIGRSLDVAGKGARIALLEERMTQPGFWDDQSAAQKVIQEVNGLKSVVEKMTALTSAQEDLEVTLELAAEEGDMEMFADADEGAAKQAEAINKFELELMLSDPYDKSNAILELHPGAGGTESQDWALILFRMYNRWAEDRGFKVETVDYLPGDEAGLKSATLMIKGHNAYGYLKAEKGVHRLVRISPFDASGRRHTSFASVDVIPEIDEEIDIEIRTEDLRIDTYRSTGAGGQHINTTDSAVRITHLPTGIVVACQSERSQIQNRAVAMNMLKSRLYEKKRQEQEEHLAAIRGEQKDIAWGSQIRSYVFHPYSMVKDHRTGQETGNVQAVVDGELDPFIDAYLRWQLAIAQGRASAAGAGDDLDL; this comes from the exons ATGGCTAAGCGATTAGCGGATATCGGGAGGTCTCTT GACGTAGCAGGCAAAGGGGCCCGAATTGCTTTACTCGAAGAACGCATGACACAGCCTGGCTTTTGGGACGACCAATCTGCAGCCCAGAAGGTCATCCAGGAAGTGAATGGTTTGAAGAGTGTGGTTGAGAAGATGACTGCCCTCACCAGTGCACAGGAAGACCTTGAGGTGACGCTGGAACTGGCGGCTGAAGAAGGCGACATGGAGATGTTCGCCGACGCTGACGAAGGCGCTGCAAAACAAGCGGAGGCTATCAACAAGTTCGAACTCGAGTTGATGCTCTCTGACCCATACGATAAAAGTAACGCCATCCTCGAACTTCACCCTGGTGCTGGCGGGACGGAATCGCAGGACTGGGCTCTGATACTCTTTCGGATGTACAATCGCTGGGCGGAAGACCGCGGTTTCAAGGTCGAGACGGTGGATTACCTGCCGGGTGACGAGGCGGGTCTTAAAAGCGCCACGTTGATGATTAAAGGACACAATGCCTACGGTTACCTAAAGGCGGAGAAAGGTGTTCACCGCTTAGTGCGCATCTCGCCGTTTGACGCATCTGGTCGCCGCCACACGTCATTTGCGTCAGTAGATGTTATCCCTGAGATTGACGAGGAGATTGACATCGAGATTCGGACGGAAGACCTGCGCATTGACACCTACCGCTCGACCGGCGCCGGCGGACAGCACATCAACACGACAGACTCTGCAGTTCGCATCACACACTTGCCGACGGGGATTGTTGTCGCGTGTCAGAGTGAGCGATCGCAGATTCAAAACCGCGCCGTCGCTATGAACATGTTGAAGTCCCGCCTCTATGAAAAGAAGCGACAAGAGCAGGAAGAGCACCTTGCGGCGATTCGCGGTGAGCAAAAGGACATCGCGTGGGGCAGTCAGATAAGGTCGTACGTGTTTCACCCCTATTCGATGGTGAAGGATCATCGAACCGGTCAGGAAACAGGCAACGTCCAGGCGGTCGTCGACGGCGAACTCGATCCGTTCATCGACGCCTACCTCCGCTGGCAGCTTGCGATTGCGCAGGGTCGTGCCTCTGCGGCTGGTGCCGGCGACGACTTGGATTTGTAA